In a genomic window of Branchiostoma lanceolatum isolate klBraLanc5 chromosome 12, klBraLanc5.hap2, whole genome shotgun sequence:
- the LOC136445507 gene encoding abl interactor 2-like isoform X1 — protein sequence MGRRTETKMAELNSLMDGEIPAGRQALQESQFNLQRVADYCESNYIQSQDKRTALEETKSYTTQSLASVAYQINSLATNMLQMMDIQANQLQKMESAINHISMTVDIHKEKVARREIGVLTTNKTATRTHKIMAPARLDRPVKYERKLIDYSLLDDVGHGVKITQSKTPHRASLRVATPTTPPAMQTTNKSSDYRTPQVVRTPIVPNEYTPSPVNSRPGSVSSQYQRSSHARSISAPPPVAPPPPPGSMGQQGDMAAVNHGGGAPPPPPAPPPMVSAGQQQMNYATVHRSSSRRGQAEHRPPEMTAPGYRTLPNMRRSNVPAEDPGYRMNAGSQEDSGYRYGYRTSQGPGGEEPGYRRINATSQLPMANGGVGMRPPHMQQVSQASTSAPPPPSPTPGGMAPPPPPPPPPPPPSNIPAPPPPPTSAPNPPPPPPPVPSSNAPPPPPPPPSSNAPPPPPPPPSVSSSIPNPPPPPPPTSAPPPPSSMSNPLPPPPPSAAPNIPLTGFAAQRASRSDGSTPLAARISWLQKQPLFSAPRTPPHNVERSSYNHDAQPEVSPTPPPPPPPDMENDMFDYGHSHTPPPPPPLGHDNDDNWMPAQFLEKVVAVYDYEREREDELSFNEGQIIYVIKKNEDGWYEGVMNGAHGLFPGNYVEPLGT from the exons CTGATGGACGGAGAGATTCCTGCGGGGAGACAAGCCCTGCAGGAGTCACAGTTCAACTTACAGAGGGTCGCCGACTACTGCGAAAGCAACTACATACAG AGCCAGGACAAGAGAACGGCACTAGAAGAGACAAAGAGTTACACCACACAGTCGCTAGCCAGCGTGGCTTACCAGATCAACTCCCTAGCAACCAACATGCTACAGATGATGGACATCCAGGCCAACCAGCTTCAGAAGATGGAGTCAGCCATTAATCACATCTCTATG ACTGTAGATATTCACAAAGAAAAGGTGGCCAGGAGAGAAATCGGCGTGCTGACAACCAACAAAACTGCGACGAGAACACACAAGATCATGGCGCCGGCACGGCTCGACCGGCCGGTCAAATACGAGAGAAAACTGATTGACTATTCCCTTCTGGACGATGTCGGACATGGCGTGAAAATCACTCAGTCGAAGACGCCTCACAGAGCCTCGCTTAGAGTAGCCACGCCCACCACCCCTCCCGCCATGCAAACCACCAACAAGTCGTCCGACTACAGAACGCCCCAGGTAGTTAGAACCCCGATAGTTCCCAATGAGTATACGCCATCCCCCGTGAACAGCCGGCCAGGTTCAGTCTCCTCGCAGTACCAGAGATCGTCACACGCAAGGTCGATTAGCGCCCCTCCGCCCGTGGCCCCTCCACCCCCGCCCGGGTCCATGGGTCAGCAGGGAGACAtggcagctgtcaatcacggaGGTGGAGCCCCGCCCCCTCCACCGGCCCCGCCCCCCATGGTGAGTGCTGGGCAACAGCAGATGAACTACGCCACAGTGCACAG ATCCAGTAGTCGACGAGGCCAGGCCGAACATAGACCGCCCGAGATGACCGCGCCAGGGTACCGGACCCTCCCGAACATGCGCCGGTCAAACGTCCCGGCAGAGGACCCCGGATACAG aATGAATGCAGGCTCACAGGAAGACTCTGGGTATAGGTACGGCTATCG GACAAGCCAAGGGCCTGGTGGGGAAGAGCCTGGCTATAG AAGGATAAATGCCACCTCTCAGCTCCCCATGGCTAACGGTGGGGTCGGCATGAGGCCTCCTCACATGCAACAAGTCTCACAGGCATCAA CATCAGCccctccacccccctcccccactcccGGAGGAATGGcaccaccaccccctccccctccacctcccccacccccttcaAACATTCctgcaccccctcccccaccaacGTCTGCACCTaacccccctcctccccctccccctgttcCATCTTCAAATGcacctccccctcctcctccccctccctcctctaacgcaccccctcccccaccacccCCTCCATCTGTATCATCATCCATTCCAAatccaccacccccaccccctccaacatcagcccctccccctccctcctccatgtcaaaccccctccccccaccccctcccagTGCCGCCCCAAACATCCCCCTCACGGGATTCGCCGCACAGAGGGCCAGCCGGTCGGATG GTTCTACCCCCCTTGCAGCACGGATTTCTTGGTTGCAAAAACAGCCCCTTTTTTCTGCCCCTCGCACCCCTCCACACAACGTAGAACGTTCCAGCTACAATCATGATGCACAGCCTGAAG TTTCCCCCACACCCCCTCCACCGCCGCCGCCTGACATGGAGAACGACATGTTTGACTACGGACACTCCCACACGCCGCCGCCGCCACCTCCACTGGGACACGACAACGATGATAACTGGATGCCTGCACAGTTCTTAGAGAAAG TGGTTGCTGTGTACGATTACGAGAGGGAACGAGAGGACGAGCTGTCGTTCAACGAAGGCCAGATCATCTACGTGATCAAGAAGAACGAAGACGGCTGGTACGAGGGCGTCATGAACGGAGCTCACGGCCTCTTCCCAGGAAACTACGTCGAACCTTTAGGAACGTAA
- the LOC136445507 gene encoding abl interactor 2-like isoform X3 — translation MGRRTETKMAELNSLMDGEIPAGRQALQESQFNLQRVADYCESNYIQSQDKRTALEETKSYTTQSLASVAYQINSLATNMLQMMDIQANQLQKMESAINHISMTVDIHKEKVARREIGVLTTNKTATRTHKIMAPARLDRPVKYERKLIDYSLLDDVGHGVKITQSKTPHRASLRVATPTTPPAMQTTNKSSDYRTPQVVRTPIVPNEYTPSPVNSRPGSVSSQYQRSSHARSISAPPPVAPPPPPGSMGQQGDMAAVNHGGGAPPPPPAPPPMVSAGQQQMNYATVHRSSSRRGQAEHRPPEMTAPGYRTLPNMRRSNVPAEDPGYRMNAGSQEDSGYRYGYRTSQGPGGEEPGYRRINATSQLPMANGGVGMRPPHMQQVSQASTSAPPPPSPTPGGMAPPPPPPPPPPPPSNIPAPPPPPTSAPNPPPPPPPVPSSNAPPPPPPPPSSNAPPPPPPPPSVSSSIPNPPPPPPPTSAPPPPSSMSNPLPPPPPSAAPNIPLTGFAAQRASRSDVSPTPPPPPPPDMENDMFDYGHSHTPPPPPPLGHDNDDNWMPAQFLEKVVAVYDYEREREDELSFNEGQIIYVIKKNEDGWYEGVMNGAHGLFPGNYVEPLGT, via the exons CTGATGGACGGAGAGATTCCTGCGGGGAGACAAGCCCTGCAGGAGTCACAGTTCAACTTACAGAGGGTCGCCGACTACTGCGAAAGCAACTACATACAG AGCCAGGACAAGAGAACGGCACTAGAAGAGACAAAGAGTTACACCACACAGTCGCTAGCCAGCGTGGCTTACCAGATCAACTCCCTAGCAACCAACATGCTACAGATGATGGACATCCAGGCCAACCAGCTTCAGAAGATGGAGTCAGCCATTAATCACATCTCTATG ACTGTAGATATTCACAAAGAAAAGGTGGCCAGGAGAGAAATCGGCGTGCTGACAACCAACAAAACTGCGACGAGAACACACAAGATCATGGCGCCGGCACGGCTCGACCGGCCGGTCAAATACGAGAGAAAACTGATTGACTATTCCCTTCTGGACGATGTCGGACATGGCGTGAAAATCACTCAGTCGAAGACGCCTCACAGAGCCTCGCTTAGAGTAGCCACGCCCACCACCCCTCCCGCCATGCAAACCACCAACAAGTCGTCCGACTACAGAACGCCCCAGGTAGTTAGAACCCCGATAGTTCCCAATGAGTATACGCCATCCCCCGTGAACAGCCGGCCAGGTTCAGTCTCCTCGCAGTACCAGAGATCGTCACACGCAAGGTCGATTAGCGCCCCTCCGCCCGTGGCCCCTCCACCCCCGCCCGGGTCCATGGGTCAGCAGGGAGACAtggcagctgtcaatcacggaGGTGGAGCCCCGCCCCCTCCACCGGCCCCGCCCCCCATGGTGAGTGCTGGGCAACAGCAGATGAACTACGCCACAGTGCACAG ATCCAGTAGTCGACGAGGCCAGGCCGAACATAGACCGCCCGAGATGACCGCGCCAGGGTACCGGACCCTCCCGAACATGCGCCGGTCAAACGTCCCGGCAGAGGACCCCGGATACAG aATGAATGCAGGCTCACAGGAAGACTCTGGGTATAGGTACGGCTATCG GACAAGCCAAGGGCCTGGTGGGGAAGAGCCTGGCTATAG AAGGATAAATGCCACCTCTCAGCTCCCCATGGCTAACGGTGGGGTCGGCATGAGGCCTCCTCACATGCAACAAGTCTCACAGGCATCAA CATCAGCccctccacccccctcccccactcccGGAGGAATGGcaccaccaccccctccccctccacctcccccacccccttcaAACATTCctgcaccccctcccccaccaacGTCTGCACCTaacccccctcctccccctccccctgttcCATCTTCAAATGcacctccccctcctcctccccctccctcctctaacgcaccccctcccccaccacccCCTCCATCTGTATCATCATCCATTCCAAatccaccacccccaccccctccaacatcagcccctccccctccctcctccatgtcaaaccccctccccccaccccctcccagTGCCGCCCCAAACATCCCCCTCACGGGATTCGCCGCACAGAGGGCCAGCCGGTCGGATG TTTCCCCCACACCCCCTCCACCGCCGCCGCCTGACATGGAGAACGACATGTTTGACTACGGACACTCCCACACGCCGCCGCCGCCACCTCCACTGGGACACGACAACGATGATAACTGGATGCCTGCACAGTTCTTAGAGAAAG TGGTTGCTGTGTACGATTACGAGAGGGAACGAGAGGACGAGCTGTCGTTCAACGAAGGCCAGATCATCTACGTGATCAAGAAGAACGAAGACGGCTGGTACGAGGGCGTCATGAACGGAGCTCACGGCCTCTTCCCAGGAAACTACGTCGAACCTTTAGGAACGTAA
- the LOC136445507 gene encoding abl interactor 2-like isoform X4, translated as MGRRTETKMAELNSLMDGEIPAGRQALQESQFNLQRVADYCESNYIQSQDKRTALEETKSYTTQSLASVAYQINSLATNMLQMMDIQANQLQKMESAINHISMTVDIHKEKVARREIGVLTTNKTATRTHKIMAPARLDRPVKYERKLIDYSLLDDVGHGVKITQSKTPHRASLRVATPTTPPAMQTTNKSSDYRTPQVVRTPIVPNEYTPSPVNSRPGSVSSQYQRSSHARSISAPPPVAPPPPPGSMGQQGDMAAVNHGGGAPPPPPAPPPMVSAGQQQMNYATVHRSSSRRGQAEHRPPEMTAPGYRTLPNMRRSNVPAEDPGYRMNAGSQEDSGYRYGYRTSQGPGGEEPGYRRINATSQLPMANGGVGMRPPHMQQVSQASISPTPPPPPPPDMENDMFDYGHSHTPPPPPPLGHDNDDNWMPAQFLEKVVAVYDYEREREDELSFNEGQIIYVIKKNEDGWYEGVMNGAHGLFPGNYVEPLGT; from the exons CTGATGGACGGAGAGATTCCTGCGGGGAGACAAGCCCTGCAGGAGTCACAGTTCAACTTACAGAGGGTCGCCGACTACTGCGAAAGCAACTACATACAG AGCCAGGACAAGAGAACGGCACTAGAAGAGACAAAGAGTTACACCACACAGTCGCTAGCCAGCGTGGCTTACCAGATCAACTCCCTAGCAACCAACATGCTACAGATGATGGACATCCAGGCCAACCAGCTTCAGAAGATGGAGTCAGCCATTAATCACATCTCTATG ACTGTAGATATTCACAAAGAAAAGGTGGCCAGGAGAGAAATCGGCGTGCTGACAACCAACAAAACTGCGACGAGAACACACAAGATCATGGCGCCGGCACGGCTCGACCGGCCGGTCAAATACGAGAGAAAACTGATTGACTATTCCCTTCTGGACGATGTCGGACATGGCGTGAAAATCACTCAGTCGAAGACGCCTCACAGAGCCTCGCTTAGAGTAGCCACGCCCACCACCCCTCCCGCCATGCAAACCACCAACAAGTCGTCCGACTACAGAACGCCCCAGGTAGTTAGAACCCCGATAGTTCCCAATGAGTATACGCCATCCCCCGTGAACAGCCGGCCAGGTTCAGTCTCCTCGCAGTACCAGAGATCGTCACACGCAAGGTCGATTAGCGCCCCTCCGCCCGTGGCCCCTCCACCCCCGCCCGGGTCCATGGGTCAGCAGGGAGACAtggcagctgtcaatcacggaGGTGGAGCCCCGCCCCCTCCACCGGCCCCGCCCCCCATGGTGAGTGCTGGGCAACAGCAGATGAACTACGCCACAGTGCACAG ATCCAGTAGTCGACGAGGCCAGGCCGAACATAGACCGCCCGAGATGACCGCGCCAGGGTACCGGACCCTCCCGAACATGCGCCGGTCAAACGTCCCGGCAGAGGACCCCGGATACAG aATGAATGCAGGCTCACAGGAAGACTCTGGGTATAGGTACGGCTATCG GACAAGCCAAGGGCCTGGTGGGGAAGAGCCTGGCTATAG AAGGATAAATGCCACCTCTCAGCTCCCCATGGCTAACGGTGGGGTCGGCATGAGGCCTCCTCACATGCAACAAGTCTCACAGGCATCAA TTTCCCCCACACCCCCTCCACCGCCGCCGCCTGACATGGAGAACGACATGTTTGACTACGGACACTCCCACACGCCGCCGCCGCCACCTCCACTGGGACACGACAACGATGATAACTGGATGCCTGCACAGTTCTTAGAGAAAG TGGTTGCTGTGTACGATTACGAGAGGGAACGAGAGGACGAGCTGTCGTTCAACGAAGGCCAGATCATCTACGTGATCAAGAAGAACGAAGACGGCTGGTACGAGGGCGTCATGAACGGAGCTCACGGCCTCTTCCCAGGAAACTACGTCGAACCTTTAGGAACGTAA
- the LOC136445507 gene encoding abl interactor 2-like isoform X2 translates to MGRRTETKMAELNSLMDGEIPAGRQALQESQFNLQRVADYCESNYIQSQDKRTALEETKSYTTQSLASVAYQINSLATNMLQMMDIQANQLQKMESAINHISMTVDIHKEKVARREIGVLTTNKTATRTHKIMAPARLDRPVKYERKLIDYSLLDDVGHGVKITQSKTPHRASLRVATPTTPPAMQTTNKSSDYRTPQVVRTPIVPNEYTPSPVNSRPGSVSSQYQRSSHARSISAPPPVAPPPPPGSMGQQGDMAAVNHGGGAPPPPPAPPPMVSAGQQQMNYATVHRSSSRRGQAEHRPPEMTAPGYRTLPNMRRSNVPAEDPGYRMNAGSQEDSGYRTSQGPGGEEPGYRRINATSQLPMANGGVGMRPPHMQQVSQASTSAPPPPSPTPGGMAPPPPPPPPPPPPSNIPAPPPPPTSAPNPPPPPPPVPSSNAPPPPPPPPSSNAPPPPPPPPSVSSSIPNPPPPPPPTSAPPPPSSMSNPLPPPPPSAAPNIPLTGFAAQRASRSDGSTPLAARISWLQKQPLFSAPRTPPHNVERSSYNHDAQPEVSPTPPPPPPPDMENDMFDYGHSHTPPPPPPLGHDNDDNWMPAQFLEKVVAVYDYEREREDELSFNEGQIIYVIKKNEDGWYEGVMNGAHGLFPGNYVEPLGT, encoded by the exons CTGATGGACGGAGAGATTCCTGCGGGGAGACAAGCCCTGCAGGAGTCACAGTTCAACTTACAGAGGGTCGCCGACTACTGCGAAAGCAACTACATACAG AGCCAGGACAAGAGAACGGCACTAGAAGAGACAAAGAGTTACACCACACAGTCGCTAGCCAGCGTGGCTTACCAGATCAACTCCCTAGCAACCAACATGCTACAGATGATGGACATCCAGGCCAACCAGCTTCAGAAGATGGAGTCAGCCATTAATCACATCTCTATG ACTGTAGATATTCACAAAGAAAAGGTGGCCAGGAGAGAAATCGGCGTGCTGACAACCAACAAAACTGCGACGAGAACACACAAGATCATGGCGCCGGCACGGCTCGACCGGCCGGTCAAATACGAGAGAAAACTGATTGACTATTCCCTTCTGGACGATGTCGGACATGGCGTGAAAATCACTCAGTCGAAGACGCCTCACAGAGCCTCGCTTAGAGTAGCCACGCCCACCACCCCTCCCGCCATGCAAACCACCAACAAGTCGTCCGACTACAGAACGCCCCAGGTAGTTAGAACCCCGATAGTTCCCAATGAGTATACGCCATCCCCCGTGAACAGCCGGCCAGGTTCAGTCTCCTCGCAGTACCAGAGATCGTCACACGCAAGGTCGATTAGCGCCCCTCCGCCCGTGGCCCCTCCACCCCCGCCCGGGTCCATGGGTCAGCAGGGAGACAtggcagctgtcaatcacggaGGTGGAGCCCCGCCCCCTCCACCGGCCCCGCCCCCCATGGTGAGTGCTGGGCAACAGCAGATGAACTACGCCACAGTGCACAG ATCCAGTAGTCGACGAGGCCAGGCCGAACATAGACCGCCCGAGATGACCGCGCCAGGGTACCGGACCCTCCCGAACATGCGCCGGTCAAACGTCCCGGCAGAGGACCCCGGATACAG aATGAATGCAGGCTCACAGGAAGACTCTGGGTATAG GACAAGCCAAGGGCCTGGTGGGGAAGAGCCTGGCTATAG AAGGATAAATGCCACCTCTCAGCTCCCCATGGCTAACGGTGGGGTCGGCATGAGGCCTCCTCACATGCAACAAGTCTCACAGGCATCAA CATCAGCccctccacccccctcccccactcccGGAGGAATGGcaccaccaccccctccccctccacctcccccacccccttcaAACATTCctgcaccccctcccccaccaacGTCTGCACCTaacccccctcctccccctccccctgttcCATCTTCAAATGcacctccccctcctcctccccctccctcctctaacgcaccccctcccccaccacccCCTCCATCTGTATCATCATCCATTCCAAatccaccacccccaccccctccaacatcagcccctccccctccctcctccatgtcaaaccccctccccccaccccctcccagTGCCGCCCCAAACATCCCCCTCACGGGATTCGCCGCACAGAGGGCCAGCCGGTCGGATG GTTCTACCCCCCTTGCAGCACGGATTTCTTGGTTGCAAAAACAGCCCCTTTTTTCTGCCCCTCGCACCCCTCCACACAACGTAGAACGTTCCAGCTACAATCATGATGCACAGCCTGAAG TTTCCCCCACACCCCCTCCACCGCCGCCGCCTGACATGGAGAACGACATGTTTGACTACGGACACTCCCACACGCCGCCGCCGCCACCTCCACTGGGACACGACAACGATGATAACTGGATGCCTGCACAGTTCTTAGAGAAAG TGGTTGCTGTGTACGATTACGAGAGGGAACGAGAGGACGAGCTGTCGTTCAACGAAGGCCAGATCATCTACGTGATCAAGAAGAACGAAGACGGCTGGTACGAGGGCGTCATGAACGGAGCTCACGGCCTCTTCCCAGGAAACTACGTCGAACCTTTAGGAACGTAA
- the LOC136446159 gene encoding all trans-polyprenyl-diphosphate synthase PDSS1-like, translating to MATTVRFWKEGQRFLPIFPQLCVVRDSNHCKTSVKKLCRQPRQNHARIADGKDGSWTAPGKLLCEPGRLPHCRGSQGNVCRPLLQLNTTTHIRSICTSSLCSSQKSSPDPRTPSDPFQLVSTEMSTLYNDIRMELATFGSVLRDMSHYYFDGQGKAFRPMVVLLMSRACNFHNGASENGLALPSQRRISMIAEMIHTASLVHDDVIDEADTRRGKACVSNLHGQRKAILTGDYILTVSSMALASIGNKDVVILLSQVIEDLVRGEFMQLGTKEDEDERFAHYLKKTFKKTASLLAHSCRAVAVLSGGCKEVQEVAYQYGKNLGIAFQLVDDMLDFMSTEELMGKPTAADLKLGLATAPVLFASEKYPELNAMIMRRFSEPGDVELAREAVTKTESLQQSRILAEQYCREAVRQIQQLAPSPEREALVTLTQKVLNRKK from the exons ATGGCGACCACCGTCAGATTTTGGAAGGAGGGGCAAAGATTTCTGCCGATTTTTCCACAACTATGCGTCGTGAGGGACTCCAATCACTGCAAGACGTCAGTAAAGAAATTATGCAGGCAGCCAAGGCAAAACCACGCAAGAATCGCCGATGGCAAGGATGGAAGTTGGACG GCCCCAGGAAAGCTGTTGTGTGAGCCAGGCAGACTGCCTCACTGCAGAGGTAGTCAGGGTAATGTATGCAGACCCCTCCTTCAGCTGAACACCACAACTCATATCAG GTCTATATGTACATCTAGCCTCTGCAGTAGTCAGAAATCCAGTCCGGACCCAAGAACCCCGTCTGACCCCTTCCAACTTGTGTCTACAGAAATGTCCACCTTGTACAACGATATAAGGATG GAGTTGGCCACCTTTGGTAGCGTGCTGCGAGACATGTCGCACTACTACTTTGACGGACAGGGGAAGGCTTTCCGACCAATGGTAGTGCTGCTGATGTCACGTGCCTGCAACTTTCACAATGGTGCTTCTGAGAATGG CTTGGCACTTCCCTCCCAGAGAAGAATATCGATGATAGCGGAGATGATCCACACGGCCAGTCTGGTTCACGATGATGTCATCGACGAGGCAGACACCAGGAGGGGGAAGGCCTGTGTCAGTAACCTACATGGACAGAGAAAG GCTATCCTGACAGGAGACTACATACTGACAGTCTCCTCCATGGCTCTGGCTTCCATCGGGAACAAAGATGTCGTCATTCTACTGTCACAGGTCATAGAGGACCTGGTCAGGG GTGAGTTTATGCAGTTAGGCACTAAGGAGGATGAAGATGAAAGGTTTGCCCACTATCTGAAGAAAACCTTCAAGAAAACAGCAAGTCTGCTGGCACACAGCTGTAGAGCA GTGGCTGTTCTGTCAGGAGGATGTAAGGAAGTGCAGGAAGTTGCTTACCAGTATGGGAAGAACCTAGGCATCGCCTTTCAG TTGGTAGACGACATGCTGGACTTTATGTCGACGGAGGAGCTGATGGGAAAACCGACGGCAGCGGACCTGAAACTGGGCCTGGCCACGGCGCCTGTACTGTTTGCCTCAGAAAAG taccCTGAGCTGAATGCCATGATCATGAGGAGATTCAGTGAACCAGGAGACGTGGAATTGGCCAGGGAAGCAGTTACAAAG ACGGAGAGTTTACAACAGTCCAGGATACTGGCCGAGCAGTACTGCAGGGAGGCTGTCCGGCAGATACAACAGCTAGCTCCCTCCCCTGAGAGGGAAGCCTTAGTTACATTAACTCAGAAAGTTTTAAATAGGAAGAAATAA